A single genomic interval of Schistocerca americana isolate TAMUIC-IGC-003095 chromosome 2, iqSchAmer2.1, whole genome shotgun sequence harbors:
- the LOC124594725 gene encoding molybdenum cofactor biosynthesis protein 1-like produces the protein MVNVGSKLVTERTATARAKVFVGPELMKLIRENGLKVLSVARLAGIVGSKQTSSLIPLCHNISLSSVAVDIELDSALNCVIITGTAKCRGQMGMEMEALAAVSVSALTVYDMCKAVSHDIVISEIMLLAKSGGTRGDFHWT, from the coding sequence atggtcaacgtgggttcgaagctggtgacagaacggactgctacagcacgagcaaaggtttttgtgggacccgaactgatgaaactcatacgagaaaatggcctgaaggtacttagcgttgctcgcctggcgggaattgtggggtccaagcagacgtccagccttatccctctgtgtcataacatatctttatcctctgtggctgtggacattgaactggactctgctctcaactgtgtgattataactggcacggcaaagtgtagagggcagatgggcatggagatggaagctctcgctgctgtatcggtgtctgccttaacagtgtacgatatgtgcaaagctgtgagtcatgacattgtgatatctgaaataatgcttctggccaaaagtgggggaactagaggagacttccactggacatga